A genome region from Bufo gargarizans isolate SCDJY-AF-19 chromosome 2, ASM1485885v1, whole genome shotgun sequence includes the following:
- the ACTR6 gene encoding actin-related protein 6, translating to MQRGERRKARTAHVTQFPDDPYTVCGVSRPGMTTLVIDNGAYTAKIGYSNGEVSVIPNCQFRSKTARLKTFTANQIDEVKDPSGLFYILPFQKGYLVNWDVQRQVWDYLFGKEMFQVDFMESNIIITEPYFNFSSIQESMNEILFEEYQFQAALRVNPGALSAHRYFHDKPSELCCIIVDTGYSFTHIVPYCRSKKKQEGIIRINVGGKLLTNHLKEIISYRQLHVMDETHVINQVKEDVCYVAADFYKEMEVAKLKGEDNSVMVDYVLPDFSTIKKGFAKSREEMVFSGKTTAGEQILRLTNERFAVPEILFHPSDIGIQEMGIPEAIVHSINNLPEEMQPHFFKNIVLTGGNSLLPGFKERVYSEVRKLTPTDYDVSVILPQNPITYSWEGGKLISENDDFEDMVVTREEYEENGHEVCEEKFDI from the exons ATGCAGCGGGGAGAGCGGCGCAAGGCTCGTACGGCTCACGTCACACAATTCCCGGATGATCCCTATACTGTATGCGGGGTTTCCAGACCCGGGATGACCACCTTGGTGATAGATAACGGGGCCTACACCGCAAAGATCGGATACAGCAACGGGGAAGTGAG tgttattCCAAACTGTCAATTCAGGTCAAAGACTGCTCGCCTAAAGACATTTACAGCAAATCAAATTGATGAAGTAAAAGATCCGTCTGGGCTTTTTTATATACTTCCATTTCAGAAG GGCTACTTGGTGAATTGGGATGTCCAAAGACAAGTATGGGATTACCTTTTTGGCAAGGAAATGTTTCAG gTGGACTTTATGGAATCAAACATAATAATTACAGAGCCCTATTTTAACTTCAGTTCAATTCAGGAGTCGATGAATGAGATTCTGTTTGAAGAATATCAGTTCCAGGCGGCGCTAAGAGTGAACC CTGGAGCTCTGAGCGCACACAGATACTTTCATGACAAACCTTCAGAGCTGTGCTGCATCATTGTAGACACTGGCTATTCCTTCACACACATTGTGCCCTATTGTCGCAGTAAAAAAAAGCAAGAAGGAATAATAAG AATTAATGTTGGTGGAAAGTTGTTAACAAACCATCTCAAAGAGATCATATCATACAG ACAATTGCACGTTATGGATGAGACTCATGTAATCAATCAAGTAAAGGAAGATGTGTGCTACGTAGCAGCAGATTTTTATAAAGAGATGGAAGTGGCCAA ATTAAAAGGGGAAGACAACTCTGTGATGGTTGATTACGTTCTGCCAGACTTTAGCACTATCAAGAAAGGTTTTGCTAAG TCAAGGGAAGAGATGGTGTTTAGTGGGAAGACCACAGCTGGAGAGCAGATTCTTCGTTTAACTAATGAACGGTTtgcagttcctgagatattgttCCATCCCTCAGACATTGGAATACAAGAAATGGGTATTCCAGAAGCCATAGTACATTCCATTAACAACCTCCCTGAAg AAATGCAGCCTCATTTCTTCAAGAACATAGTCCTTACTGGCGGCAACTCATTATTGCCAGGATTCAAAGAGCGTGTGTATTCTGAGGTGCGGAAACTCACTCCAACAGACTACGATGTGTCTGTCATATTGCCTCAAAA CCCCATCACATACTCTTGGGAAGGAGGAAAGTTAATATCAGAAAACGATGATTTTGAAGACATGGTGGTGACTAGAGAGGAGTATGAAGAGAATGGTCATGAAGTTTGTGAAGAGAAATTTGATATTTAG